The Sulfitobacter guttiformis genome contains a region encoding:
- a CDS encoding terminase gpA endonuclease subunit: MIELLATQDELREAIAHRRNRAMDPPPDVTGSEWADMFRKVPSETSAVTGQWETSTYEVARGPMDAITELGVRVISGVASAQIFKTSTGETAIGYFMHLNPRPILVYEPTETTVDAFVDSKLDPMIKETPELAALWGGRAAIERKNDKFVHSKKTFPGGYVEILTANSPANTASRSAGVVFMDEVDKFEMTRDGDAVALIDERLKGFTGEDLSIRMSTPTDADSPIMAEYMKSDRRKPYVKCPHCKDWDYYRWENVEKDGDPEDAAYNCGICGVAWTEAQRVKVLTTKGKIKWRQTRPFSCCDEAQDPEVEKRWDKIGRAVCKTCGERRVSNRHAGFWAWELYHPRRSVADLIRSFQDSKNNPGKMQNFTNSKLARIWDPEDDGDQIEVDPEQFRLRVEQPWTMIPAQVLAVFVGVDVQPQGKKGLGRLEVSTLAFGAGDEIWSLSHEMIFGDITEGDVWAKLDEILMADYLTEDGRTLRIMATCIDTGGDTEQGGAVIDAVTSYASRRKRLNVFAIKGASDQGTLSPIWPSSGNMRTAAKRNGAWVYMVGVQAARDWLASCQSKTKPGPGFIHVPADRGEEWFDQMTNYEKKRIRSGGKNVMRWLVRAKHVRKDAADAFIYAKAALEAARRISPEKMNRLIMTAPAAAIATAETDVYATQAAQPQAAPPKRKRMNVVGRPSGGQRGRPYGRR; encoded by the coding sequence ATGATTGAACTGCTCGCCACCCAGGACGAACTGCGCGAGGCCATCGCGCATCGCCGTAACCGGGCAATGGATCCGCCTCCCGATGTTACGGGGAGCGAATGGGCCGACATGTTCCGCAAGGTCCCCTCCGAGACGTCCGCCGTCACGGGGCAATGGGAGACGTCCACCTATGAGGTCGCACGTGGACCTATGGATGCGATCACCGAACTGGGCGTCAGGGTGATCTCTGGCGTGGCATCTGCGCAGATCTTCAAGACCTCGACGGGCGAAACGGCGATAGGGTATTTCATGCACCTGAACCCGCGTCCCATCCTTGTCTATGAGCCAACCGAAACGACGGTGGACGCCTTTGTTGACTCCAAGCTTGACCCCATGATCAAGGAGACGCCCGAGCTGGCGGCCCTCTGGGGTGGACGTGCTGCGATCGAGAGGAAGAACGACAAGTTCGTTCACTCCAAGAAGACATTCCCCGGTGGATATGTCGAGATCCTCACGGCCAACAGCCCGGCCAACACCGCGAGCCGTTCGGCGGGCGTCGTATTCATGGATGAGGTCGACAAATTCGAGATGACGCGGGATGGCGATGCGGTTGCGTTGATCGATGAACGCCTGAAGGGCTTCACAGGTGAGGACTTGTCCATCCGGATGAGCACCCCAACGGACGCGGATAGCCCGATCATGGCCGAATACATGAAGAGCGACCGCCGCAAGCCGTATGTGAAATGTCCCCACTGCAAAGACTGGGATTACTACCGGTGGGAAAACGTCGAAAAGGACGGAGACCCCGAGGATGCCGCCTACAACTGCGGTATATGTGGCGTTGCGTGGACCGAGGCCCAGAGGGTCAAGGTCCTCACGACCAAGGGCAAGATCAAATGGCGCCAGACGCGCCCCTTCAGCTGCTGCGATGAGGCTCAGGATCCGGAAGTCGAGAAACGCTGGGATAAGATCGGACGTGCCGTGTGCAAGACCTGTGGCGAACGCAGGGTAAGCAACAGGCATGCCGGTTTCTGGGCATGGGAACTGTATCATCCACGCCGTTCTGTTGCCGATCTGATCCGCTCCTTTCAGGACTCGAAGAACAACCCGGGCAAGATGCAGAATTTCACGAATTCGAAGCTCGCTCGGATCTGGGATCCGGAAGATGATGGCGATCAGATCGAGGTTGACCCCGAACAATTCCGCCTGCGGGTCGAGCAGCCCTGGACGATGATCCCGGCGCAGGTGCTTGCGGTCTTCGTGGGGGTGGATGTGCAGCCTCAGGGCAAGAAGGGTCTCGGACGCCTCGAGGTATCCACCCTTGCGTTCGGCGCGGGTGATGAGATCTGGTCCCTTTCCCATGAGATGATTTTCGGGGACATTACCGAGGGCGACGTATGGGCGAAGCTGGACGAGATCCTCATGGCCGACTACCTGACGGAAGATGGTCGAACCCTGCGCATCATGGCCACCTGCATCGATACGGGTGGCGACACTGAACAGGGCGGCGCGGTGATCGATGCGGTCACGTCATATGCCAGCCGCCGGAAGCGGCTTAACGTCTTCGCAATAAAAGGCGCATCAGATCAGGGCACCCTTTCGCCCATCTGGCCATCATCTGGCAACATGCGGACGGCCGCAAAGCGCAACGGCGCATGGGTCTACATGGTCGGCGTTCAGGCGGCGCGTGACTGGCTGGCATCATGCCAATCCAAGACCAAGCCCGGTCCGGGCTTCATCCACGTCCCCGCAGATCGGGGTGAGGAATGGTTCGACCAGATGACGAATTACGAAAAGAAGAGGATCCGTTCCGGGGGGAAGAACGTCATGAGGTGGCTCGTGAGGGCCAAGCATGTCCGGAAGGATGCGGCCGACGCCTTCATCTATGCCAAGGCCGCCCTGGAGGCCGCACGTCGCATCAGCCCGGAAAAGATGAACCGCCTGATTATGACGGCCCCCGCCGCCGCCATCGCGACCGCCGAAACCGACGTTTACGCCACACAGGCCGCACAGCCACAGGCGGCGCCACCAAAGCGCAAACGGATGAATGTCGTCGGGAGACCTTCAGGCGGCCAGCGCGGCAGGCCATACGGACGCAGGTAA
- a CDS encoding toprim domain-containing protein: MNVINADAELDLFKTTPIATFLPALGWHPTKNKDEFQKGKENIETFKGRGGIYRYKDENKKFGTILDLALIEVGAGKFGDARRLLRSILGNQAPENFSTKPLTQNPSSLPPVPSTESSQVPQVLQSETINEENKKMTYAEAKAVFEAGSLIWSDPDFTPNLMRRRGLHSVSEIHRRSMRLSGSGSGNIRFPYFVRLDDGEIVHGGHETIVLHGGGKRYQRGTHNGVWRSSGPHIMGKTAVVGESPLDVLAYDGLHPCDEGRHLFALRSGTEVMCIDMIRDMIDQDLIDTVIIVTDNDPAGMVYAGKALTRLQVGRDKTLTGPARKYYKGVRAYYHAPDGFREDWNDVVKPVESDDSPSP, from the coding sequence ATGAACGTCATCAACGCAGACGCGGAACTCGACCTCTTCAAGACAACCCCCATTGCGACATTCCTCCCGGCTCTCGGGTGGCATCCAACTAAGAACAAGGACGAATTCCAGAAGGGCAAAGAGAACATCGAGACATTCAAGGGTCGCGGCGGCATCTACCGCTACAAGGACGAAAACAAGAAATTCGGAACCATCCTGGATCTCGCGTTGATCGAGGTGGGAGCCGGAAAATTCGGTGATGCACGCCGCCTTCTTCGCTCCATTCTTGGCAATCAGGCCCCTGAAAACTTCTCCACCAAACCCCTGACACAAAACCCCTCTTCCCTTCCCCCAGTCCCTTCCACCGAGTCTTCTCAAGTCCCTCAGGTCCTCCAGTCTGAAACGATCAACGAAGAGAATAAGAAGATGACATACGCCGAGGCGAAGGCCGTTTTCGAGGCCGGATCCCTGATATGGAGTGATCCCGATTTCACCCCAAATCTCATGAGACGTCGGGGGCTGCATTCGGTATCCGAGATTCACAGGCGCTCCATGCGCCTTTCAGGCTCCGGCAGCGGGAACATCCGCTTTCCATATTTCGTCCGACTTGATGACGGTGAGATTGTCCACGGAGGTCATGAAACCATCGTCCTGCACGGGGGCGGCAAGAGATACCAGAGGGGCACCCACAACGGCGTATGGAGGTCCTCCGGGCCACATATCATGGGCAAGACGGCTGTGGTGGGCGAGTCCCCCCTTGATGTTCTGGCATATGATGGGTTGCACCCCTGCGATGAGGGACGCCATCTTTTCGCCCTGCGTTCCGGGACCGAGGTGATGTGTATCGATATGATCCGCGATATGATCGATCAGGACCTCATCGACACGGTGATTATCGTGACCGACAACGACCCCGCAGGCATGGTTTACGCGGGCAAGGCCCTCACGCGCCTGCAGGTCGGCCGCGACAAGACGCTGACAGGTCCCGCCCGTAAATACTACAAGGGTGTGCGCGCCTACTATCATGCACCTGACGGCTTCCGTGAGGACTGGAATGACGTTGTGAAACCGGTGGAGAGCGACGACAGCCCGTCTCCGTAG